The genomic DNA ACCCGAGAGCGGATGAAGGGCTATCTGCTGCCCCACCCCGACTACGCCTCGCGCGCGGGCATCCTGAAGTTCCCGCGTGAGATTCCCATGAGTCCCTGGCACCACAACGTGAAGTTTCTCGCCGAGATTGGCAATGGCCTCGAGGGCTGGGAGGTGCCGACCCAGATCATCTGGGGGATGAAAGACCCGGCCTTCAATGTGAAGTTCGCCCGGCGCTTTGAGCAGCTCCTTCCGGGTCACGCGCCCACCGTGGAGATCCCCAACGCCTCGCACTTCCTGCAGGAAGACACCCCCGAGCCGATCATCGCGGCCATCCGCAAATTCTTTGGCGTTTAGCCACAGAGGGCACAGAGTTCACAGAGCAAGAGAAGAGTTTGGAACCACAGATGAACACGGATGAACACAGATCAGAACGGATTTCTGGTCCTTCCCATCCGTGTTCATCCGTGTTCATCCGTGTGCATCTGTGGTTAATTCTTCTTCCTCTCTGTGAGCTCTGTGGCCTCTGTGGCAAATTTCTTCGGCAGCAGTCACGATTGGTGTGATGGAACTTGCAGCATCCAGTGAACCCAAGCCGGGCCTGCTCTCGCGCGCTCTTTCGCGGGTGTGGCGCTGGCTGCGTCCGCCGCGGCGGGTGCGGCCGACCAAAGCGGGATGGGCATTTCTTGGGATTCTCTGGGCGATCTTCTTCGCCGCGCTCAACTCGGGCAACAACCTGCTCTATCTCATCCTCGCGCTGCTCTTTGCGCTGATCTCGGTCTCGGGACTGTTCTCGGAATACTCGATCCGGCCGGTGCGGCTCACGCTCGAATTCCCCCGCGCGGTCACCGCCGGCGAGCCTTTCCACTTTCTCACGGTCCTCGAAAACACCAGCAAGCGCCGCGCGGCCTACCTGCTCTCGTGCGATCCCGCGCAGCTCCAGACCAAAGGACGGCTTGAGCTGACCGGCCCGCAATGGACTGCCTACCTCGCGCCCTCTGGAGATAGAGCCGGCAAGGGTGAGAGCCGGGTGAACCTGTGGCAGGAACTCACGGCGCCAAAACGCGGCGTGCTCGATCTCGAGGAAGTCTACCTGGCCACGCGCGGGCCCTTCGGGCTCTTCGATCGCAGGAAGCGCATTGCCTGTGGGGCGCAGATCTTCGTGTTGCCGCGCGCGCACAAATACGACAACGAAGAAATTGCCGGGCCGGTTGGAACCGGAACGCAGCTTCGCAAGGTCGCCGGCCAGGGCTACGACCTGCGCCACATCCGCGACTACCAGCAGGGCGAGGAGGCGCGCCGCATTGCCTGGCGCCCTTCCGCGCGCGCGGGCAAGCTACTTGTGCGGGAGAACGAGGACGAGACCGTGCGCCGCGTGCGCATCGCGCTTGCGAGCGCTGTGGGCGAGACCATGGTCGAGCGGCAGGCCAGCGTCGCGCGCTACGTGTGCGAGGACCTGCTCTCGCGCGGCTACCAGGTGCGCCTCGAAGTCCCCGGTGCGCCCCTGCCTGAGAGCTATGCCGCGAGCGATGATGAGCTGCTCGAACAGCTCCTGCCGCTGGCGCGCTGGCACGGCACCGGCGCGGCGCCTGTCATCAGCGCCGAGGACTCCCGCGTGCCGGTGCTGCGCGTGCTGGCCGGCGGGCGCGTCGAGAGTGCACCGGCATAGCGCTCCCCCGCCGCCGGGGGAGCCGGCCGCGAAAGCGGCCTGAGGGGGCAACGAAAAAGGGCGGACTTGCGTCCGCCCTTGTGAGTGTCGGAAGTCAGATGTGGCGCCAATCCCCCATCTGCGCTTCGCGCATCTTCCCCCGGCGTCGGGGGAAGAGCTGAATGGAGGGCGCTACGCGCCTCAGGCAAACCTTTCCTGCATCCAGGGAATCACCTTCTCCATGAGCTTGTCGACGTCGGGCGCGGTCT from Chrysiogenia bacterium includes the following:
- a CDS encoding alpha/beta hydrolase is translated as TRERMKGYLLPHPDYASRAGILKFPREIPMSPWHHNVKFLAEIGNGLEGWEVPTQIIWGMKDPAFNVKFARRFEQLLPGHAPTVEIPNASHFLQEDTPEPIIAAIRKFFGV
- a CDS encoding DUF58 domain-containing protein encodes the protein MELAASSEPKPGLLSRALSRVWRWLRPPRRVRPTKAGWAFLGILWAIFFAALNSGNNLLYLILALLFALISVSGLFSEYSIRPVRLTLEFPRAVTAGEPFHFLTVLENTSKRRAAYLLSCDPAQLQTKGRLELTGPQWTAYLAPSGDRAGKGESRVNLWQELTAPKRGVLDLEEVYLATRGPFGLFDRRKRIACGAQIFVLPRAHKYDNEEIAGPVGTGTQLRKVAGQGYDLRHIRDYQQGEEARRIAWRPSARAGKLLVRENEDETVRRVRIALASAVGETMVERQASVARYVCEDLLSRGYQVRLEVPGAPLPESYAASDDELLEQLLPLARWHGTGAAPVISAEDSRVPVLRVLAGGRVESAPA